A DNA window from Arachis hypogaea cultivar Tifrunner chromosome 18, arahy.Tifrunner.gnm2.J5K5, whole genome shotgun sequence contains the following coding sequences:
- the LOC112769715 gene encoding protein FAR1-RELATED SEQUENCE 5-like → MSIKEDDVKNDSDNDLGDDFDYQPNAEDDADDDDVDSLDSTSKSEEVCGVKRIADLMVEDIWNLEFRTEDEACQFYNAYSCWHGFVMRKDDVVRDNQGRIISRQLVCNKEGWRNMRYLDMDDRSREARSLTRTKCPARLRVKLDYGYGRWKVSCFVESHNHDLTPPQFAHLIPANCRLTVTDRVQVENLHNFGVKSCHIMGYIAFQKGGYRHAGFTRKDLYNHIDRYRRAKVKNGDANAAINYLIGKSNNDPLFFGKYTFTSDERLEHIFWADGQSIIDYHCFGDIVAFDSTYKKNKYNKPLVIFSGCNHHGQTVIFGSGLLSDETTETYKWLLETFVEAMGGKSPKAVITDGDLAMRDAIKNVLPDATHRLCGWHLQRNACENIKNPNFLRDFKGLIYDNNDQRDFDRRWAAILDKHNLVGSTWMEKTYETREM, encoded by the coding sequence ATGTCCATAAAGGAGGATGATGTTAAGAATGATTCTGATAATGATTTAGGTGATGATTTTGATTATCAACCGAATGCAGAAGATGATGCTGATGACGACGATGTGGATTCGCTGGATTCCACTAGCAAGAGTGAAGAAGTTTGTGGTGTAAAAAGAATAGCGGATTTAATGGTGGAGGATATTTGGAACCTGGAGTTTAGGACGGAGGATGAGGCTTGCCAATTTTATAACGCTTATTCTTGTTGGCATGGATTTGTAATGAGGAAGGACGACGTGGTTAGGGATAATCAAGGTAGAATCATTAGCAGGCAACTTGTTTGCAACAAAGAGGGCTGGAGAAATATGAGGTATCTTGATATGGATGATAGATCAAGGGAGGCAAGGTCACTAACGCGAACCAAGTGTCCAGCTCGACTTAGGGTAAAGCTTGACTACGGCTACGGTAGATGGAAGGTATCATGTTTTGTGGAATCTCACAACCACGATTTGACGCCACCCCAATTTGCGCATCTGATACCGGCCAATTGTCGTCTAACTGTCACTGATAGAGTCCAAGTggaaaatcttcataattttggtGTCAAGAGCTGCCATATTATGGGGTATATTGCATTCCAGAAGGGTGGATATCGTCATGCTGGCTTCACACGAAAAGATTTGTACAACCACATCGATCGCTATCGTCGGGCAAAAGTTAAAAACGGGGATGCCAATGCGGCAATAAACTATTTGATTGGCAAGTCAAACAACGATCCGCTGTTCTTTGGAAAGTATACGTTCACTAGTGACGAAAGGCTGGAGCATATTTTTTGGGCAGATGGGCAGTCAATTATCGACTATCACTGCTTTGGAGATATTGTTGCCTTTGATTCAACCTACAAGAAGAATAAATACAACAAGCCTTTGGTCATTTTCTCTGGATGCAATCATCACGGGCAGACTGTTATCTTCGGCTCCGGCCTACTATCCGACGAAACCACAGAGACGTATAAGTGGTTGTTGGAAACTTTTGTTGAAGCTATGGGTGGGAAAAGTCCAAAAGCAGTAATAACTGACGGAGACCTTGCCATGCGAGATGCAATCAAGAATGTTCTGCCTGATGCGACCCATCGGTTATGCGGATGGCATCTACAGAGAAATGCATGTGAAAATATAAAGAATCCTAATTTCCTGCGCGATTTTAAGGGTCTTATATACGACAACAACGACCAGAGAGACTTTGATCGAAGATGGGCAGCCATTTTGGATAAGCACAACCTTGTTGGCAGTACCTGGATGGAAAAGACGTACGAAACTCGTGAGATGTAG
- the LOC112772980 gene encoding G-type lectin S-receptor-like serine/threonine-protein kinase At4g27290, producing the protein MEAFSLLLLCFSLLNLIQFCAPRDTINTLQSISDGETLVSADETFALRFFSPGTSKNRYVGIWFNKDPTKAIVWVANRKTPLTDSSGVLKVNTTGILVLLDSNNSLIWSSNTTGSARSPVAKLLNSGNFVVQDDSNSDTEDFVWQSFAYPGDTILPGQKLGRNLATGLNRRATSWKSSDDPSPGSFSYQVEIDGYPQLVLRDGTTKRFRFGSWNGIQFSGGPQLKNDSVFRFSIISDEEETYSVFWLVDSSVHQRVQITSDGFCQRASWSAGNTGWTRISHLPVDYCDYYGNCGAYASCDTTRFPMCNCLDGFVQNTTDSSSGCVRRTSLSCNHSDGFVKFSGLKLPDTEGTRFNRSMRLEDCRILCWNDCSCMAYAALDVSKGPNGCLLWFGNLIDMKVMNASVEDIYIKMAGKEVEAIEQNRSTKSKKRKQKIIIAVSCVLSFGILILCLAFIIYGWKKYHKGKIKEETESGAINSHHDEDDLELPLFDMCTVTSATSNFSSDNILGTGGFGSVYKGILENGREIAVKRLSQNSSQGLQEFKNEVMHIAKLQHRNLVKLLGYCIQAGERILIYEFMRNKSLDFFIFDCEKGKLLDWPKRFLIINGIVRGLLYLHQDSRHRIVHRDLKAGNILLDDELNPRISDFGLARSFVGNENQANTRHIVGTYGYLSPEYIVDGIYSTKSDVYSFGVLVLEIVSGKRNRGFIHIDHNFNLLGHAWTLFVEGKCLQIVDPSIKDSIDFPEVLRSIHVGLLCVQRNSEDRPSMSCVLTMLSSEWALPHPKKRGFFVERDVVGNHSSSSNNKLSVNNLTVTQVSPR; encoded by the exons ATGGAAGCCTTTAGCCTTCTCCTGTTATGCTTCTCTCTGCTGAATTTAATACAATTTTGTGCTCCAAGAGACACAATTAACACACTGCAATCTATCAGTGATGGTGAGACATTAGTTTCAGCAGATGAAACCTTTGCATTGAGATTCTTCAGCCCTGGAACTTCCAAGAACCGTTATGTTGGAATTTGGTTTAACAAAGATCCAACAAAGGCAATAGTATGGGTTGCAAACAGAAAAACACCCCTCACTGACTCCTCAGGGGTTTTGAAGGTCAACACCACCGGAATTCTAGTCCTTCTTGATAGTAATAATAGTCTTATCTGGTCATCCAACACGACAGGATCGGCACGAAGTCCGGTTGCAAAGCTTTTGAATTCTGGGAATTTTGTTGTGCAGGATGACAGCAATAGCGACACGGAAGATTTTGTGTGGCAAAGTTTTGCCTATCCAGGCGACACAATCTTGCCTGGACAGAAGTTGGGAAGAAACTTAGCTACAGGACTAAATCGGAGGGCAACATCATGGAAAAGCTCTGATGATCCTTCTCCAGGTAGCTTTAGCTATCAAGTCGAGATTGATGGATATCCGCAATTAGTATTAAGAGATGGCACAACAAAAAGATTTCGTTTTGGATCATGGAATGGTATTCAGTTTAGTGGGGGACCACAGTTGAAAAATGACTCTGTATTTAGATTTAGCATAATTTCTGATGAGGAAGAAACATACAGTGTATTTTGGCTTGTTGATAGTTCAGTGCATCAAAGGGTTCAGATAACATCGGACGGATTCTGCCAGCGGGCGAGTTGGAGTGCTGGAAATACAGGTTGGACCAGAATTTCGCACTTACCGGTGGATTACTGTGATTACTATGGAAACTGTGGAGCATATGCTAGTTGTGATACAACCAGGTTTCCCATGTGTAATTGCTTGGATGGATTTGTGCAGAATACAACTGATTCATCAAGTGGTTGTGTTAGGAGAACTTCATTGAGTTGCAATCATTCAGATGGGTTTGTGAAGTTTTCGGGGCTAAAGTTACCAGACACTGAAGGGACACGGTTTAATAGAAGCATGAGACTTGAGGATTGTAGGATCTTGTGCTGGAACGATTGCTCCTGTATGGCTTATGCAGCTTTGGATGTCAGCAAAGGGCCAAATGGTTGTTTACTTTGGTTTGGTAATCTGATAGATATGAAAGTGATGAATGCATCTGTTGAAGATATTTATATAAAGATGGCAGGGAAAGAAGTAG AAGCAATTGAACAAAATAGATCAACGAAGTCCAAGAAACGGAAGCAAAAGATTATCATTGCCGTAAGCTGTGTGTTATCTTTTGGAATTTTGATCCTATGCTTGGCCTTCATAATCTATGGATGGAAGAAGTATCACAAAG gaaagataaaagaagaaacaGAATCAGGTGCAATAAATAGTCACCATGATGAGGATGATCTGGAACTGCCCTTATTTGATATGTGCACAGTTACTTCTGCAACAAGTAATTTTTCAAGTGACAATATACTAGGGACAGGTGGTTTTGGATCAGTTTATAAG GGTATCTTGGAAAATGGACGGGAAATAGCTGTCAAGAGACTTTCACAAAATTCAAGCCAAGGACTCCAAGAGTTCAAAAATGAAGTTATGCATATTGCCAAACTTCAGCACAGAAATTTAGTGAAGCTATTAGGGTATTGCATTCAAGCAGGGGAGAGAATATTGATTTATGAATTTATGCGCAACAAAAGCTTGGACTTCTTTATATTTG ATTGTGAGAAGGGAAAGCTTCTAGACTGGCCAAAGCGTTTTCTTATTATTAATGGAATTGTTAGGGGTCTTCTCTATCTTCATCAAGATTCAAGACATAGAATAGTTCATAGAGATCTTAAGGCTGGAAATATTTTGTTAGATGACGAATTGAATCCTAGAATTTCAGACTTTGGACTAGCAAGAAGCTTTGTAGGAAATGAAAACCAAGCAAATACAAGGCACATTGTTGGAACTTA CGGCTATCTGTCACCGGAGTACATAGTTGATGGGATATACTCAACAAAATCTGATGTCTACAGCTTCGGAGTACTGGTGTTAGAGATAGTTAGCGGGAAGAGAAATAGAGGATTCATCCATATTGATCACAATTTTAATCTTCTTGGGCAT GCATGGACGCTTTTCGTAGAAGGCAAGTGCTTACAAATAGTTGATCCATCTATCAAAGACTCAATTGATTTTCCAGAAGTCCTAAGATCAATTCATGTTGGTCTGCTATGCGTGCAACGAAATTCAGAAGATCGGCCAAGCATGTCGTGTGTGCTTACGATGCTGAGTAGTGAATGGGCATTGCCTCATCCAAAGAAGCGAGGGTTCTTTGTTGAGAGAGATGTGGTTGGTAACCATTCTTCATCAAGCAACAATAAACTATCTGTTAATAATCTGACAGTTACTCAAGTCTCTCCCCGATAG
- the LOC112769716 gene encoding zinc finger BED domain-containing protein RICESLEEPER 2-like isoform X1 — MIDESSSPSNNRTCSINDVTDSILEVRQFDVSSSENIGDTGLPPVPILNESTSIRSPTALPPVPAPHRNTRKLASRGRGKRRAVEEAPVDDSAETETDEGKRKPCRPRSWTWDHFTKDETSNPQYPRAKCNWCGASYACDTHKNGTSNMKNHLLSQCKKFSKEALDPTQKILCFQDVVKDDRKGIGSSLSVVSFDVDRCRQALARMIIVDELPFSHVKGEGFRYYTSCLQPKFPIPGRLTVARDCWKLYLNEKVKLKSVFSQPNQNVCLTTNCWSSVQNLNYLCLTAHYIDANWKLQKRILNFCAIKNHKGETIGRKIERCLLSWGISRVFSITVDNASSNDVALSYLKNRMEDWNSHPLRGEFLHVRCCAHILNLVVNDGLREMHESILKIRNAVRHVRASPGRTERFKSMIKEARILEKGTVHLDVPTRWNSTFLMLESALKFQKAFKRLGERDSEYAMMAGGIPRSEDWENARHFVKFLKIFYEVTNKVSGSTFVTSSQHFNDFCKILSTLKHWMGSLDTVLSSMAEKMKSKYDKYWGNIKNTNMMIFIAVVLDPRYKLQLIKWSFEKLYEKEDAEFLTSKVKETLFRVFDSYRLFSGNYQRSTRQDPPEISTQELEAHETSFAMEFEKEMQFNESANKNEVELYLMEALEKSGVQFDILNWWKVNSTKFPILGQIARDILAMPVSTVASESAFSTGGRVLNNYRSFLTPMTAEALICTQNWLRNSPKLVLEELIEELEKLELEVAPTRDPNEEDSGVESD, encoded by the exons ATGATTGATGAAAGTTCTTCTCCAAGTAATAACAGAACATGCTCAATCAATGATGTCACAGACAGCATATTGGAGGTTAGACAg TTTGACGTCAGTTCAAGTGAGAATATAGGCGACACTGGATTGCCTCCCGTTCCTATTCTGAATGAATCAACAAGCATCAGATCTCCGACTGCATTGCCTCCTGTGCCAGCTCCTCATCGAAACACAAGGAAGCTTGCTAGTAGAGGCCGAGGGAAAAGGCGGGCTGTTGAAGAAGCTCCCGTTGATGACTCTGCTGAAACTGAGACCGATGAAGGTAAGAGAAAACCTTGTAGACCTAGGTCTTGGACATGGGATCACTTTACTAAAGATGAAACTAGTAATCCACAGTATCCTAGAGCTAAATGTAATTGGTGTGGGGCTAGTTATGCATGTGATACACATAAAAATGGCACTAGTAACATGAAAAATCACTTGTTGTCGCAATGCAAAAAATTTTCGAAGGAGGCATTAGATCCTACCCAAAAGATTCTTTGTTTTCAAGATGTGGTAAAAGATGATAGGAAAGGGATAGGTAGTTCACTTTCTGTCGTGTCATTTGATGTTGATCGTTGTAGACAAGCGCTTGCTAGAATGATTATTGTGGATGAATTGCCTTTTTCGCATGTTAAGGGGGAGGGTTTTCGTTATTATACGAGCTGTTTGCAACCCAAGTTTCCAATTCCTGGAAGGCTCACAGTTGCTAGGGATTGTTGGAAGCTTTATTTGAATGAAAAAGTTAAGTTGAAGTCTGTTTTCTCTCAACCAAATCAAAATGTTTGTTTGACAACTAATTGTTGGTCATCTGTGCAAAACTTGAACTATCTTTGCCTTACTGCTCATTACATTGATGCTAATTGGAAATTGCAAAAAAGAATCTTGAATTTTTGTGCTATCAAGAATCACAAGGGGGAAACAATTGGTAGGAAGATTGAGAGATGTTTGTTGAGCTGGGGGATATCCCGGGTTTTTTCTATCACTGTTGATAATGCTAGTTCAAATGATGTTGCACTTTCTTACTTGAAAAATAGAATGGAGGATTGGAACTCACATCCATTAAGGGGAGAGTTTTTACATGTTAGATGTTGTGCTCATATTTTAAATCTTGTTGTGAATGATGGGTTGAGAGAAATGCATGAGTCAATTTTAAAGATTAGAAATGCAGTTCGGCATGTGCGTGCATCACCTGGTCGTACTGAGAGGTTTAAAAGTATGATTAAGGAAGCTAGAATTCTGGAAAAAGGCACTGTCCATTTAGATGTTCCTACTAGGTGGAACTCTACCTTTTTAATGCTTGAAAGTGCTTTGAAGTTTCAAAAGGCATTTAAACGTTTGGGGGAGAGAGATTCTGAGTATGCTATGATGGCTGGTGGGATTCCTAGGTCTGAGGATTGGGAGAATGCAAGGCATTTTgtgaagtttttaaaaatattttacgaGGTTACTAACAAAGTTTCTGGTTCAACGTTTGTGACATCTTCTCAACACTTTAATGACTTTTGTAAAATATTGTCTACACTTAAGCATTGGATGGGAAGCTTGGATACGGTACTTTCAAGCATGGCTGAGAAAATGAAGTCCAAGTATGATAAGTATTGGGGAAATATAAAGAATACAAACATGATGATTTTCATTGCAGTTGTTCTTGATCCTAGGTATAAGCTTCAATTGATTAAGTGGAGTTTTGAAAAGTTGTATGAAAAAGAAGATGCTGAATTCTTAACTTCAAAGGTGAAGGAGACGCTTTTCAGGGTGTTTGATAGCTACAGGCTGTTTAGTGGTAACTATCAAAGGTCTACTCGACAAGATCCTCCTGAAATTAGCACACAAGAGCTTGAGGCACATGAAACTTCTTTTGCtatggaatttgagaaggaaATGCAATTCAATGAGAGTGCTAACAAGAATGAGGTGGAGTTATATCTTATGGAGGCATTAGAGAAGAGTGGCGTGCAATTCGACATTCTAAATTGGTGGAAAGTGAATTCCACTAAATTTCCAATCCTTGGGCAGATTGCAAGAGACATCTTAGCCATGCCAGTTTCCACAGTTGCTTCAGAATCGGCATTTAGTACTGGAGGAAGGGTGttgaataattataggagttttcTAACACCGATGACAGCTGAAGCGTTAATTTGTACCCAAAATTGGCTCCGAAACTCTCCAAAACTTGTCCTCGAGGAACTCATCGAGGAATTGGAGAAGTTGGAATTAG aaGTTGCACCCACTCGTGATCCCAATGAAGAAGATTCTGGTGTTGAGTCTGATTAA
- the LOC112769716 gene encoding zinc finger BED domain-containing protein RICESLEEPER 2-like isoform X2, producing MEPSIQFDVSSSENIGDTGLPPVPILNESTSIRSPTALPPVPAPHRNTRKLASRGRGKRRAVEEAPVDDSAETETDEGKRKPCRPRSWTWDHFTKDETSNPQYPRAKCNWCGASYACDTHKNGTSNMKNHLLSQCKKFSKEALDPTQKILCFQDVVKDDRKGIGSSLSVVSFDVDRCRQALARMIIVDELPFSHVKGEGFRYYTSCLQPKFPIPGRLTVARDCWKLYLNEKVKLKSVFSQPNQNVCLTTNCWSSVQNLNYLCLTAHYIDANWKLQKRILNFCAIKNHKGETIGRKIERCLLSWGISRVFSITVDNASSNDVALSYLKNRMEDWNSHPLRGEFLHVRCCAHILNLVVNDGLREMHESILKIRNAVRHVRASPGRTERFKSMIKEARILEKGTVHLDVPTRWNSTFLMLESALKFQKAFKRLGERDSEYAMMAGGIPRSEDWENARHFVKFLKIFYEVTNKVSGSTFVTSSQHFNDFCKILSTLKHWMGSLDTVLSSMAEKMKSKYDKYWGNIKNTNMMIFIAVVLDPRYKLQLIKWSFEKLYEKEDAEFLTSKVKETLFRVFDSYRLFSGNYQRSTRQDPPEISTQELEAHETSFAMEFEKEMQFNESANKNEVELYLMEALEKSGVQFDILNWWKVNSTKFPILGQIARDILAMPVSTVASESAFSTGGRVLNNYRSFLTPMTAEALICTQNWLRNSPKLVLEELIEELEKLELEVAPTRDPNEEDSGVESD from the exons ATGGAGCCATCTATTCAG TTTGACGTCAGTTCAAGTGAGAATATAGGCGACACTGGATTGCCTCCCGTTCCTATTCTGAATGAATCAACAAGCATCAGATCTCCGACTGCATTGCCTCCTGTGCCAGCTCCTCATCGAAACACAAGGAAGCTTGCTAGTAGAGGCCGAGGGAAAAGGCGGGCTGTTGAAGAAGCTCCCGTTGATGACTCTGCTGAAACTGAGACCGATGAAGGTAAGAGAAAACCTTGTAGACCTAGGTCTTGGACATGGGATCACTTTACTAAAGATGAAACTAGTAATCCACAGTATCCTAGAGCTAAATGTAATTGGTGTGGGGCTAGTTATGCATGTGATACACATAAAAATGGCACTAGTAACATGAAAAATCACTTGTTGTCGCAATGCAAAAAATTTTCGAAGGAGGCATTAGATCCTACCCAAAAGATTCTTTGTTTTCAAGATGTGGTAAAAGATGATAGGAAAGGGATAGGTAGTTCACTTTCTGTCGTGTCATTTGATGTTGATCGTTGTAGACAAGCGCTTGCTAGAATGATTATTGTGGATGAATTGCCTTTTTCGCATGTTAAGGGGGAGGGTTTTCGTTATTATACGAGCTGTTTGCAACCCAAGTTTCCAATTCCTGGAAGGCTCACAGTTGCTAGGGATTGTTGGAAGCTTTATTTGAATGAAAAAGTTAAGTTGAAGTCTGTTTTCTCTCAACCAAATCAAAATGTTTGTTTGACAACTAATTGTTGGTCATCTGTGCAAAACTTGAACTATCTTTGCCTTACTGCTCATTACATTGATGCTAATTGGAAATTGCAAAAAAGAATCTTGAATTTTTGTGCTATCAAGAATCACAAGGGGGAAACAATTGGTAGGAAGATTGAGAGATGTTTGTTGAGCTGGGGGATATCCCGGGTTTTTTCTATCACTGTTGATAATGCTAGTTCAAATGATGTTGCACTTTCTTACTTGAAAAATAGAATGGAGGATTGGAACTCACATCCATTAAGGGGAGAGTTTTTACATGTTAGATGTTGTGCTCATATTTTAAATCTTGTTGTGAATGATGGGTTGAGAGAAATGCATGAGTCAATTTTAAAGATTAGAAATGCAGTTCGGCATGTGCGTGCATCACCTGGTCGTACTGAGAGGTTTAAAAGTATGATTAAGGAAGCTAGAATTCTGGAAAAAGGCACTGTCCATTTAGATGTTCCTACTAGGTGGAACTCTACCTTTTTAATGCTTGAAAGTGCTTTGAAGTTTCAAAAGGCATTTAAACGTTTGGGGGAGAGAGATTCTGAGTATGCTATGATGGCTGGTGGGATTCCTAGGTCTGAGGATTGGGAGAATGCAAGGCATTTTgtgaagtttttaaaaatattttacgaGGTTACTAACAAAGTTTCTGGTTCAACGTTTGTGACATCTTCTCAACACTTTAATGACTTTTGTAAAATATTGTCTACACTTAAGCATTGGATGGGAAGCTTGGATACGGTACTTTCAAGCATGGCTGAGAAAATGAAGTCCAAGTATGATAAGTATTGGGGAAATATAAAGAATACAAACATGATGATTTTCATTGCAGTTGTTCTTGATCCTAGGTATAAGCTTCAATTGATTAAGTGGAGTTTTGAAAAGTTGTATGAAAAAGAAGATGCTGAATTCTTAACTTCAAAGGTGAAGGAGACGCTTTTCAGGGTGTTTGATAGCTACAGGCTGTTTAGTGGTAACTATCAAAGGTCTACTCGACAAGATCCTCCTGAAATTAGCACACAAGAGCTTGAGGCACATGAAACTTCTTTTGCtatggaatttgagaaggaaATGCAATTCAATGAGAGTGCTAACAAGAATGAGGTGGAGTTATATCTTATGGAGGCATTAGAGAAGAGTGGCGTGCAATTCGACATTCTAAATTGGTGGAAAGTGAATTCCACTAAATTTCCAATCCTTGGGCAGATTGCAAGAGACATCTTAGCCATGCCAGTTTCCACAGTTGCTTCAGAATCGGCATTTAGTACTGGAGGAAGGGTGttgaataattataggagttttcTAACACCGATGACAGCTGAAGCGTTAATTTGTACCCAAAATTGGCTCCGAAACTCTCCAAAACTTGTCCTCGAGGAACTCATCGAGGAATTGGAGAAGTTGGAATTAG aaGTTGCACCCACTCGTGATCCCAATGAAGAAGATTCTGGTGTTGAGTCTGATTAA
- the LOC112769717 gene encoding G-type lectin S-receptor-like serine/threonine-protein kinase At4g27290 gives MILLCFFLMMVASTAKDTIDSLQSISDGETIVSADEIYALGFFTPGTSKNRYVGIWFNKDPSKTVVWVANREKPLTDSSGVLKLNNTGILVLLDHNNSLIWSSNAKRSVLNPVAKLLNSGNLVVQERSNNGASKTDFVWQSFDYPCDTILPGQKLGINLKTGQNQYLTSWSSSDDPFPGRYTLQINIKGYPQVFIKEGANKRFRAGSWNGVQISGTPQLKGNPIFRYKYVSNEEEIYFMYELINNSNPHKVVLTPEGINQRSQWNPDTSSWTNLARLPADDCDYYETCGAYSSCNVNNYPMCSCLDGFVQDKL, from the coding sequence ATGATTCTACTATGCTTCTTTCTGATGATGGTGGCTTCCACTGCAAAGGACACTATTGATTCACTGCAATCTATCAGTGATGGTGAGACAATAGTTTCAGCTGATGAAATCTATGCATTGGGATTCTTCACCCCTGGAACTTCCAAGAACCGTTACGTCGGAATCTGGTTTAACAAAGATCCATCCAAGACAGTAGTTTGGGTTGCAAATAGAGAAAAACCCCTCACTGATTCCTCAGGGGTTCTCAAGCTCAACAACACCGGAATTCTAGTCCTTCTTGATCATAATAATAGTCTTATTTGGTCCTCTAACGCAAAAAGATCCGTCCTGAATCCAGTAGCAAAGCTTTTGAATTCAGGAAATCTTGTTGTGCAAGAAAGAAGCAATAATGGTGCTAGCAAAACAGATTTCGTTTGGCAAAGTTTTGATTATCCATGCGACACAATCTTGCCTGGACAGAAGTTAGGAATAAACCTGAAAACAGGACAGAATCAATATCTAACCTCATGGAGCAGCTCGGATGATCCGTTTCCAGGTAGATATACTTTACAAATCAATATCAAGGGATATCCTCAAGTATTCATTAAAGAAGGTGCAAACAAAAGATTTCGTGCCGGATCATGGAATGGAGTTCAAATCAGTGGAACGCCACAATTGAAAGGAAACCCAATCTTTAGATATAAATATGTTTCGAACGAGGAAGAGATATATTTTATGTATGAACTTATCAATAATTCAAACCCTCATAAAGTGGTTCTAACGCCGGAAGGAATCAACCAGAGAAGCCAGTGGAATCCGGACACATCGAGTTGGACCAACTTGGCGAGGTTACCGGCTGATGATTGTGACTACTATGAAACATGTGGAGCTTATTCTAGTTGTAATGTTAACAACTATCCAATGTGTAGCTGTTTAGATGGATTTGTGCAAGATAAATTATAA